A genomic stretch from Erigeron canadensis isolate Cc75 chromosome 9, C_canadensis_v1, whole genome shotgun sequence includes:
- the LOC122583689 gene encoding uncharacterized protein LOC122583689, translating to MYQRLWFSAPPTSPDCMVVGFIHGTVEIHYVSGEPIWHSYEVRPLYEFSPVCFPTYHDGDLYHLYEMELRVFKHLGENNISSEVLIAEAPRSCCRSSAQYFLVKCDQHLLLLVMGGFGEPMEVFKLNDSRREWDKVNGVGKHMIYICDATCICIEAKLPEMENKIYLAQSSSRNKKMVFYSLETSTYHTFDGKNIQENLADVFVTAHLSAHAWIEPSWLKSP from the coding sequence ATGTACCAACGGTTATGGTTCTCAGCTCCGCCTACTTCCCCTGATTGTATGGTGGTTGGATTTATTCATGGAACGGTTGAGATCCATTATGTATCCGGAGAACCAATTTGGCATAGCTATGAGGTAAGGCCACTTTATGAATTTTCCCCTGTCTGTTTTCCAACATACCATGATGGCGATCTTTATCACTTGTATGAGATGGAACTAAGGGTTTTCAAACATTTGGGTGAAAATAATATCTCTTCTGAAGTTTTAATAGCCGAAGCCCCAAGAAGTTGTTGCAGATCTTCGGCACAATATTTTTTGGTGAAATGTGACCAGCATCTTTTACTTCTTGTGATGGGCGGGTTTGGCGAACCCATGGAGGTATTCAAGTTGAATGATTCTAGAAGAGAATGGGATAAAGTAAATGGTGTAGGAAAGCACATGATTTATATCTGTGATGCAACATGTATCTGCATTGAAGCTAAATTACCAGAAATGGAGAACAAGATCTACTTGGCCCAATCGAGTTCTAGAAACAAGAAGATGGTGTTTTATTCGCTCGAAACAAGCACTTATCACACGTTTGATGGTAAAAACATCCAAGAGAATTTAGCGGATGTTTTTGTGACTGCGCATCTTTCCGCTCATGCTTGGATTGAACCAAGTTGGTTGAAGAGCCCATGA
- the LOC122581379 gene encoding uncharacterized protein LOC122581379, which yields MISVHGKVFECFTNWDMSGGKQVDGGYCSMIYRLKETHQVWEEAKDLNEGIFVVGLGDGHSEFYNSAIGLKIGGYIHFHDKVDKLIYSYHFNNKTIVPSPMPFSALPTSHMSMSECWLEDDHREARFTVDSKQHDDEMMMISFTTNSEVEVSKSHLLDVPFDVLEMLMKFCVGVEYMNFRATCKGCHLAAPLIKWRDQTELVGLQNYSLASPWLMVVNQILGVITFTDPLLGDIYFTGISELSIAEETIYCSRFG from the exons ATGATTAGTGTACACGGAAAGGTTTTCGAATGCTTCACAAACTGGGACATGAGTGGTGGGAAACAAGTGGATGGCGGATATTGTTCAATGATTTATAGATTGAAAGAAACTCACCAAGTGTGGGAAGAAGCGAAAGACCTTAATGAAGGCATATTTGTTGTTGGTCTTGGTGATGGCCACTCTGAGTTTTACAACTCTGCAATTGGCTTGAAGATAGGGGGTTATATACATTTCCATGATAAAGTGGACAAACTAATTTATTCTTATCACTTCAACAATAAAACCATCGTTCCATCTCCCATGCCATTTTCAGCGCTGCCAACAAGCCACATGTCAATGTCGGAATGCTG GTTAGAAGATGACCATAGAGAAGCCAGATTCACGGTTGATTCTAAACAACATGATgatgagatgatgatgatcagcTTTACTACAAACAGTGAGGTTGAAGTTAGTAAGTCTCACTTGCTAGATGTTCCATTTGATGTTCTGGAGATGCTTATGAAGTTTTGTGTTGGTGTGGAATACATGAACTTTCGTGCTACATGCAAAGGTTGTCATCTAGCAGCTCCTCTGATAAAATGGCGTGACCAAACAGAATTAGTTGGGTTACAGAATTATTCACTAGCTTCACCTTGGCTGATGGTTGTAAACCAAATTCTAGGTGTTATTACTTTCACAGATCCGCTGTTGGGTGACATCTACTTCACGGGAATTTCAGAATTATCGATTGCTGAGGAAACAATATATTGTTCCAGGTTTGGTTAG